In Halofilum ochraceum, one genomic interval encodes:
- a CDS encoding YihY/virulence factor BrkB family protein, whose product MHDALDRLRSRIDQFIWQTSLADQPYWRRECVYILRLAHVIIRELAAGALTLRAMSLVFTTLLAMVPLIAVSFSVLKGFGVHNRIEPALQGFLAALGPRADEITERIVGFVDNIEVGVLGAVGIGLLLYTAVSLVQKVEEAFNYTWNVSRRRTLVRRFSDYFSVIVIGPVLVFTALGITATLTSNSVVQALVAIEPFGAILQLAGRLVPYLLVVAAFTFLYMLIPNTRVRLAPALFGGVVAGVAWESIGRLFAAFVATSTNYTAIYSGFAILLLFMIWLQLSWLILLTGSSIAFYRQHPEQLLAGGRGGARLSGAQTERLALAVMRCVVTAWYAGDTPPTRDVMARRLAVPGDAVDAVLEALIDGGLVAPNGDEAEGWLPAIPPERTSVRRIVEAARKYGTLDHVLAGDGVPEAGAMAAVDTALEQALGSMTVADLARTEVEADPVQESVVERATSGGKQ is encoded by the coding sequence ATGCACGACGCGCTGGACCGGCTCCGATCCCGTATCGATCAGTTCATCTGGCAGACCTCCCTCGCGGACCAGCCGTACTGGCGCCGCGAGTGTGTGTATATCCTACGGCTTGCCCATGTAATCATCCGTGAACTCGCCGCGGGCGCGCTTACGTTGCGCGCCATGAGCCTGGTGTTCACCACGCTGCTGGCCATGGTGCCGCTGATCGCGGTGAGCTTCTCCGTGCTCAAGGGCTTCGGTGTACACAATCGGATCGAGCCGGCACTGCAGGGATTCCTCGCCGCACTCGGGCCACGCGCCGATGAGATCACGGAGCGGATCGTCGGCTTCGTGGACAACATCGAGGTGGGTGTCCTCGGGGCGGTCGGTATCGGCCTGCTGCTGTACACGGCCGTGTCGCTGGTGCAGAAAGTCGAAGAGGCGTTCAACTACACCTGGAACGTCAGTCGCCGCCGCACGCTCGTACGCCGTTTCTCCGATTATTTCAGCGTGATCGTCATCGGCCCGGTGCTGGTCTTTACGGCGCTCGGTATCACCGCGACGCTGACCAGCAATTCCGTAGTCCAGGCGCTGGTGGCGATCGAGCCATTCGGGGCCATTCTTCAGCTGGCCGGACGGCTGGTGCCCTACCTGCTGGTCGTCGCAGCGTTCACGTTCCTCTATATGCTGATCCCGAATACGCGCGTGCGACTGGCGCCGGCGCTGTTCGGCGGTGTGGTCGCCGGCGTAGCGTGGGAGAGTATCGGACGATTGTTCGCCGCATTCGTCGCGACTTCGACCAATTACACGGCGATCTATTCCGGCTTCGCTATCCTCCTGCTGTTCATGATCTGGCTGCAGCTGTCCTGGCTGATCCTGCTGACGGGATCCTCGATCGCGTTCTATCGCCAGCATCCCGAACAGTTGCTGGCCGGCGGCCGGGGCGGGGCCCGCCTGTCGGGCGCCCAGACGGAACGCCTCGCGCTGGCCGTGATGCGCTGCGTCGTTACAGCCTGGTATGCCGGCGATACGCCGCCGACCCGGGACGTCATGGCGCGGCGTCTTGCCGTTCCCGGCGACGCGGTCGATGCCGTGCTGGAGGCACTGATCGATGGGGGACTGGTCGCGCCCAACGGCGACGAAGCGGAAGGCTGGCTACCTGCCATCCCGCCCGAGCGGACCTCGGTCCGGCGCATCGTCGAAGCCGCGCGCAAATACGGGACGCTGGATCATGTCCTGGCGGGCGATGGCGTGCCAGAGGCGGGCGCGATGGCGGCCGTTGACACAGCCCTGGAACAGGCACTGGGCTCCATGACCGTCGCCGATCTTGCCCGTACCGAGGTGGAGGCC